In Ascaphus truei isolate aAscTru1 chromosome 7, aAscTru1.hap1, whole genome shotgun sequence, one genomic interval encodes:
- the LOC142499455 gene encoding uncharacterized protein LOC142499455 isoform X1 yields the protein MLLLGRDIMRAHKIHNGDHNAPSAQRLDLGWVVVGEVCIDRIRGPDTVDAIRINLLENGRATHFKPCPNHFQVHEKLETKKTYGDTLVINKYTDDLGCTAFQTTKDDDKQAPSMEDKEFLRLMDKELFKDELGSWMAPLPFCSPRRRIPNNRDHAMSRLTSLRRNLQRKPETTKHFVAFMQKIFRSGHAESAPPLRKGEDCWYLSLFGVYHPQKPGQICVVFDSSAQHQGVSLNDVLLTGPELTTNSLLGVLIRFRKKPIAITADIQQMFHCFLV from the coding sequence atgctgctacttggcagggacatcatgagagcacacaagatccacAACGGGGACCACAACGCCCCAAGTGCTCAAAGGCTCGACCTtggatgggtggtagtgggagaagtatgcatagacaggatacgcgGACCCGACACCGTAGACGCCATACGAATAAACTTGTTGGAGAATGGTCGCGCAACTCACTTCAAACCCTGTCCGAACCATTTCCAGGTCcatgagaagctcgagaccaaaaagaCATATGGAGACACGCTTGTGATAAACAAATACACTGATGACCTAGGGtgtacagcgttccagacaacaaaggacgatgacaaacaggcgccatcaatggaagataaagaattcttgaggttaatggataaggagctcttcaaggacgaattaggCAGTTGGATGGCCCCACTACCATTCTGCTCACCAAGAAGACGcatcccaaacaacagagaccatgccatgtctaggctcacttcgcttcgccgcaacctacaaaggaaaccggagaccacgaaacactttgtggccttcatgcagaagATCTTCCGCAGTGGTCATGCAGAATCGGCGCCCCCACTGAGAAAAGGTGAAGATTGCTGGTATCTCTCGTtatttggcgtctaccacccccagaaacctggccaaatatGTGTGGTATTCGATTCCAGTGCTCagcaccagggagtctccctaaacgatgttcttcTCACCGGGCCAGAGCTGAcgacgaacagtcttctgggagtgttgaTTCGCTTCCGCAAGAAGCCAATTGCCATAacagcagacattcaacagatgttccactgcttccttgtatGA
- the PTGIR gene encoding prostacyclin receptor yields MPLSCENATRVREDGNPAVSTLMFAAGVVGNILALGVLGVHRREQRARASPFCILVTGLAVTDLLGTCILSPVVFASYARQASLIVLAGASNALCHLFAFAMTFFSLASMLLLFFMALERCLAVSHPYVYAQRGGHCLARVALPFSYSLGALLCALPLIGVGEHKQFCPGTWCFIRMSSSGGKPASGSALAFSLLYAGLTGLLILAILLCNASVTVSLCRMRRGQRARRGSLRRGGARGWRLGGGEQELEHLILLALMTVIFVVCSLPLTIRAFLGALLPDDSERGDLLAFRFSALNPILDPWIFIIFRGSVFRKLRSLLCGNRGTPKSALTTQEPASPGATAGP; encoded by the exons ATGCCCCTCTCCTGTGAGAACGCCACACGTGTGCGTGAGGACGGCAACCCCGCGGTCAGCACCCTGATGTTCGCAGCCGGCGTGGTGGGGAACATACTGGCTTTGGGCGTCTTAGGGGTGCACAGGCGGGAGCAGAGAGCGCGTGCCTCCCCCTTTTGCATCCTTGTCACCGGCTTGGCCGTCACGGACCTCCTGGGCACCTGCATCCTCAGCCCTGTGGTATTTGCCTCCTACGCCCGCCAGGCATCCCTGATAGTGCTGGCTGGCGCCTCGAACGCCCTGTGTCACCTGTTTGCCTTCGCCATGACCTTCTTCAGCCTGGCGTCCATGCTGCTGCTGTTCTTCATGGCACTGGAACGCTGCCTGGCGGTCAGTCACCCCTACGTGTATGCCCAACGTGgtgggcactgcctggcacggGTGGCCCTGCCCTTCTCCTACAGCCTGGGTGCCCTCCTCTGCGCTCTGCCCCTGATTGGGGTGGGGGAGCACAAGCAGTTCTGCCCGGGTACTTGGTGCTTTATCCGTATGTCCTCGTCCGGCGGGAAGCCGGCATCAGGGAGCGCGCTGGCATTCTCCTTGCTCTACGCCGGCCTCACTGGCTTGCTCATACTGGCCATCTTGCTGTGTAATGCCTCGGTGACCGTCAGCTTATGCCGCATGCGGAGGGGCCAGCGGGCGCGGCGGGGATCACTGCGCAGAGGCGGCGCCCGCGGCTGGCGCctgggaggaggggagcaggagctgGAGCATCTCATCCTGCTGGCCCTGATGACGGTCATCTTCGTGGTGTGCTCACTACCTCTCACC ATCCGTGCTTTCCTCGGTGCTCTCCTCCCGGATGACAGTGAGAGGGGTGATCTCTTAGCCTTCAGATTTAGTGCTCTAAACCCCATCCTGGATCCTTGGATCTTCATCATCTTCCGCGGATCAGTCTTCAGGAAGCTGCGCTCCCTGCTGTGCGGCAACCGGGGGACCCCCAAATCTGCCCTCACCACTCAGGAGCCTGCCAGCCCTGGGGCCACAGCTGGTCCCTGA